The DNA segment TCGGCCTCCAATCTCGAATCCTTACCATGCCAGAGTTCATCGCACCATAATTTCCATTCCCTCCATTGGCGACGACCCCACAGAAACGAACCGTACAAAAGGTGTATCAAAGTCAAGAGCACGCGAAAAATGATAAACATGATGGTTTGTTGCGATAGGTTTTTTACACAGCAtagtcttgaaaaaattaaaagcatcgAGTTTCTCACTACCGAACTGCACTATCACTTTACGAAGACATCCCGTTCGATCACCGCTTCCCGGTACTCTAGAGCGAAATCTGGCCTAGCGAAAACTGGGAAATCACTGCGAAATGGTTAAGTTGGTTGGACCTTGTGCGTGGTGCGTGGCGCCGGTGGCGCCCACGGCTGACAGGGTCGCCAACcccaaaaaattcaactgtcatcTGTCATCTTGTCAAGTTTTCCGCgtcaaaatgtattaattttattatagtgATTGcagtttgaagatttcaaaattttgcacatattttcttcatatttttattttttaaattctatctgGAAGGATGccgaaccaaagatattatacatTTGGCCGAACTGTAACCAGTGATCCTGATTAGGTATTTCAGGTTAAGTGGGggaatccaagatgtctgcataCCGAGGGCTaaagtgcaattttttattttactaattatttttgagCAAAATCGGTAAGTTTCCAAgcattttcaaatagaatgaataatattctaccaaaaaagacaatttttaacaaaatacatggagtttcaactaaaaaagttaaattttgaaccaaaaatggaatagttcaattagtCACTCAGGCGTGGCAAATAAAAGCGTTTACATCCAGAGCCGTACTATATCGGGTTTGTTTCCCACCACCGACGCGTCGGCCACGAAACCAGcacaatagaagagtttcactgtagatgaattttgtacgagaatagtaattttttaacaaaaaatatgaaatttctgatAGAACTTTCTTTCCGAAACTTTCCATATCTTTCAGATCCTTTCCGAAATCTGCATCCTAACTTCTATTCGAAACTGTACCACCATTTTCTTTCCGAATCTTTCAGAATTTATCAGAAAGTGTTCCAGCCGTATCTTTCCGTTTTTTCTGATCTTTTTTGAAACTGTTCCGCGCGCATTTTTGTCAGTTTCTATCAGATTTTATCGGAAaactaaattatgtaatattatcatgcaaatattgtttaatagaacttgatatgaaattattatgtaattgtaaataaactttgaaaattaaaatatattgaaagattagcaagtaaaaaattattcatttaataagtttcgaagtttaataattttattaattaaataagttttttcaacattataactatttaataattttgacagtaagttagtgaaaaaaattttagataaaaagaattattttttaaaccttgctcgaacaattattttgtttatccaaattattattattaattttttaataataataatttgctaaaataaaatatattattattaaaattaattattattatcaacaattaatattttttgataacatCTGGTAAAAATATATTCACTCTGGAATATTTCGGTTTTAGCGGTAAAAAACGGGACAAATAACGCGGAATAAAGGAACGTAACGAAATACGCTACGGTtgcagttaagggcatgtgatacttacagtttccccggcttttttccacaaaaatgaaaatttttaaaaactgaattcggagatgctatattatatcataacggacgtccccagactcttttttgagggataataacaataataatgccataaaccaacaaagtagatAGAAATGCATCCTatgcaaaatattaattctaaggATTAATTCAAAATCCATGCTCCGTGAAAAAGGTACCCTTAAAGAACAATACAATTTATCGATGGACCCATAAAATTGTTTCGAGGAAACACGATTATGCTTATTTAAAAGGCGAATCCGAACGAATCTTCATAAAAGAAGTCAGTTTAACACGAATTAAGCATTGCTAAGGTCATACGAAAGTGCGGGCAGGAGGAACGAGCGTTAGCCGAGCTTTCACGGACGCGCACGGATGCGACTTTGTTGGTTGCTTGCGACTGTGTGGATGCGTCGTGTCCGTGTGTGCGACCTGCGCGTACAGGACGaaaacaaaacagtcaaatcgGTGCCGGTGCTTCATTTGGGCAAAGTTGTTGAcaacattttgattatttttgtaatttttcagtcTTGATAAAGTAAATGTGAACTATGTGAACAATGAGCCTCACCAATCGAAAAAATGCGGTGAGTAATTAATTTTCGTCGCCGTTATTTAGTGCATTGTTTTTTCTCATTGTGTTTGTTATTGCTTAGAGATTCTGGTACAAAAacttaaaatgtacatttgttgatattgaggggctattcactctcgtATTTAAcgtatgaaatcatttttaagttgTGCCTATAACGTAGCAAATAACGTTTAATAAATTACGACAACTATGCAGTCAGTGTGAGTTAGTGGTAATTAGTGTGAACAAGATCGCTTAGTTCTGTACGAATGAAGCAGAGTTCGGATGATTCCGTCCTTTTTCACCATCGGTCCGTTAACACGTGATCACTATGAACGGGTTTCGTTATGTTTGCATTTTCACAACGTGCTTTTGGGTCGTCTTTTTGTGTAGCAGCTGAGCTTCTTTGCACGCAATTTTCATGATTGTGAATCAAAAATTTGTGTTTGTAAAGCTGAAGTCAGGAATTTCGTATCTTCCATTCGcacaataatttcaaacagtttaagttagaaaaaaactatttttttctacgcGACTGtgcaaacattttgaatttatttatcttgtgtatcaaaatttaaattgttataatttaccaaatattatcaagcacaaatcattttaaaaattttttaaaggaattcagatgCTAAAAAAAATGAGAGTCTGCAAAAtaggacatttaaaatttttcaacaaaatttgattataacaatgatttttcctcatttttaaaaatgtttttaaattaaatgtcgtTTCTGCATTAAAGCAAAGTAGtttcaccaaaaagaaaaaagtttatactATAAATAACACTATTTGCCAATTTTCTCATTACATTTGTTCTTAACAATTAAATGGatcaataaacatttatttttgttttgtaattcgACATTCATCGATTTAAGGTGACTTAAAGTTTAGTTAAGCAGTTTTTGCAGCAtgaaaaatttgaggaaaaattctCTTGTGAAAAGTCTAAACTTTTTCATACTTTGAgtgataataatataaataaaaaaatgaagcaaacaGAAATATCGAGATGAAGTTTCTTGCAAATTTAATGCACtttaattatggaaaaaattgaaGATCGGCCCAAAAGTAAAGGCTCTGGGCTTTTTTAAAGGAGAAAGTGTATTTTTCCTCCACTATACCTCGGTTCTCGCAGAGCGTCGTTTAATGTCGGTTAGTGCATTTAGCGCTGTCTAGCGCAAAGAACGGCGAAATCAGCATGACTTAAGACAATGCAGACAACGTAAATATCACATGAAATTGTCATGCAACGTTTCCGTTATTCGAGATTGAATAGCCCCTCGGTTGATATTGAAAGGATTGAAAGCTGCCAATGGAAATAAGAACTTAAAAGAATGTTACTATTTTTGGACActaatatacaaaaatttgaaagtatccaagcaaacatggttacagaacagatctaTAACTGTTCTATAACGCAAAAGAActtgttctagaacaggttagcaacaggttacgaacatgcgagtaacgATCTAGAACATTTCTAGGACAATTCTAGATGTCAAtaacaaatgttgtataacaaatctttaatagatctagaacgctgtgacaacggctctgtaacatttctagaacaattttagaactttggtacgctgcgttgtaaaaaatctaggacaattctataacagttctagaacggttatttatcaaatatgaaaCAATGTTATATACACCCCCAaagcaataggatatcccgggatattcgattTGACCCCATTTATGTGCCGagttattccagggataacccgtcggaatatcctgcgaggcggaaattttgatatccccatggatatattttgatccgggATATCGCGTAtgcagtcccgactaacaaaaattatatgtcCGAGATATCCAAATAAGGGATATTCGTAAGGGTCAGCTCGACGGAAGTGTTGGCGaactaatctttgttcctaattcgttctagaacacacttgtaacagggttctagaacttcgatataacactgttacggcacagttctagaacaaacttgaaacaaatattatagaacgttTGTGATCAATTTGTTCTAGAATAATTCCATAGccactgttacagaacagtgctgtcacatagttcgagaacagttctgccacagtgttctagaatattgttacctttttgttctagcatagttcggtcacaattttgtcacagtgttctagaacacggTTACCTTTTTTTAGAATAGTTCTGTCATCATCTTgcaacaactgttatagaacacagttctttttttgatctggaacagttacagaacaTGTTTTCTGGGATGGAATAAGagacatttccaaaatttttggttGGCTCCATTAAATCTTTGTACAGGAAAAATTACATCgaatttgtttttagaatttaCTTACAAATGACAAACGATATAATTTTAGGCAAAATTACATTATGTTATGTTTAGCAATtagtttccgaaaattttataacaattaactcaAGAAATGAAGGACCAACTTGCATAAATGAAATtgaccacaattgttaaattttcgataaaaaatcagaacatttttaaattattatccccgaggtaaaatattttctgggttATATTTCTGAGAATTCTAATCCGAGAACTGAAAACTATAAGTATGTGAAGTCGAAGAAACACGAGTTTTAAATctcgttttaaaattgaagaactaaaatttgaatgcccttctaatttttctctttctaaattttctacttGTTCTCTCAAGAAATTCATTCGCGACTTGCATACAAgacattatttacaatttaaagttcagaATTATGAatgattaacttttatttttctcattctaaacttaaatgattttgcagtttgaaaatgtcaccatgaaaattcgacaattggaaactaaaaattgaaatactcctATAATGAAAAAATACGACTTTGGCAAAATACTgggtttataatattaaattatttgacttttgcacataaaattgatatttatctCATAAATGAGGTTGCTcggtttcatttataaaaaatattaaaaatttttatttgaatgtagTTGTAAACATAACTTAATATATCTAATATCAATTAATATATTCAATACATGAAATATCGAATGAAATATTTATTCtcaaaagtcaaattattttacTCTTGGATATTTTTAATCCGGAATTTTTCGATTTacgtttatatttattgaaaatcgtgatttcaattttttctatttccaaaATTCGCAGTCtgctgcaaaattttaaatatttttagcatcTAATTCTTGGGATCAGCAAtcgtataaattttcaatcttttctatATCCGAAATATCCACTTTTTTCGTGGAAattctgattggttgaaaattaatattatgtgaTATTCTGTTTGCCTCACCGTTTGCTGAACTCGATGCTGAACTTAAaacttttgataatttttcaaacaactgAGTATTTATCCTTCTATCTATTACTATATCTTGTTTTTTCCTCGCACAATTTATTTGCTCATATtctcaagtaattaattttcaaattgcatcAGAGggcatcattaacagtaaaaatattacattataaaTGAAAACCTATCTGAATACTTATGgtaaatttaaacactttttccgTTCGAAAGTTTTACGAATCAAATATCAGAATCTCAAACTtcaagttacaaaattaaaaaacagagaTCGAAGAGAAAGATTTGGTTGAGCAACCAAAAGTTTAGTAAAATATGGACCAGTCAAAGTTTTGCATGGAACAACCAAAGTCgtaattatttcaaccaaaattttggtTATGGCAATCAAATATTGGTTGCTATAGCGAAAACTTTGATTGTCATAACCAAGATTTTATTTGTCATATCCAAAACTTTGGTTGGTCCATATTTTACTCAACCTTTGTTTGCTGAAACCAAACCTTTGTCACCGTGTAGAGTGAAACTTTGACTTAAACTTCATTTTCGAAATGTTCATTCACAAGAATGATAATCAtcttgcaaaaattttgaaagaagctGATAGCTATAGGCGAAAAAATATTGTTCGTTTACAGGTAGATGAACATTACAACTCTAATATGACACAAGAAGAACAATTTCGCAGTGAATTTTGGAACAAACTGCAAAATGGAATGCGAGTATGGGTCCCACTACATATAAAGAACATCTTGAAGTTAAGTAACTTGGACAACGCAAGTTGCTTACAAGACTTAGATGATGCGGCTATCAAAGAATTGGAAAGTTTTGCAAAAACGATAAtgctgaaaaaagtgaaaaatgaacctgatCTGACACAATATTACGGGGTTTTTAATGAAGAACCCGAGAATTTCGAATTTGTTATAGGAGATAAACTCATACTAAAGCGAATGGTAAAATTCACTCAAGCTACACCCTTCGAATATTGGACATCTAGAACGTCTGAGAGTTATGCTATGCCGAGCACGCAAAAAAGTGATAAGGATCCAGATACTGACATTTCGACAGAAATTTCGAAAGTGAATAGACTAGTCAAAAAAGTGGTCAATGAAACTACTCCATATCTCAGTGAAACCCACCGAGTAAACTTGTTAAACGGTGTGGACACAAACATTTCGATTGAAAAAGATGCTTACGACGTCCTTCAATGTTACAAAGCAACAATTACGTGTCCAGTCTGCCACCAAAACTTGAACTTCACAAAATCCATGACAAAGACAAACTACAATCCTCGATGGATAATTTCAAACCTCAAACGACATTTCGAGACACATTTTATCGTCCAACCGGACAAcaagaaaattacaaaacaaaccaagaaaaaaaaaattcagttataaaACTCTCACAACGGTGAAGCCTAAAAACTTAATAATCCTTCGTTCTGAGTCTTTATAAAGCTTCTCACACTATTTGATTGCCGAGTTATAACACTCTAAATATGACACATTGACAatagtcaaaaaatatataataaaaaataaaattgaaaaaaaagataaaattg comes from the Belonocnema kinseyi isolate 2016_QV_RU_SX_M_011 chromosome 6, B_treatae_v1, whole genome shotgun sequence genome and includes:
- the LOC117174394 gene encoding uncharacterized protein LOC117174394; protein product: MSLTNRKNAVDEHYNSNMTQEEQFRSEFWNKLQNGMRVWVPLHIKNILKLSNLDNASCLQDLDDAAIKELESFAKTIMLKKVKNEPDLTQYYGVFNEEPENFEFVIGDKLILKRMVKFTQATPFEYWTSRTSESYAMPSTQKSDKDPDTDISTEISKVNRLVKKVVNETTPYLSETHRVNLLNGVDTNISIEKDAYDVLQCYKATITCPVCHQNLNFTKSMTKTNYNPRWIISNLKRHFETHFIVQPDNKKITKQTKKKKIQL